ctgtagCCCTCTGCACTATCCTCTAGTCATGAACTACAAGGTGTGTATCCAGCTAGTGGCTGGCTCCTGGATCAGTGGAATCCCAGTCCAAATAGGCCAGACAGGCCAGATTTTCTCTCTGCCCTTCTGTGGTTCTAACCTCATCAATCACTTCTTCTGTGACGTCCCTCCCATACTCAAGCTGGCCTGTGGGGACACTTTTCTGAATGAAATGTTGGTCTTCACAGTTGCTGTGCTATTTGTTTTGGTTCCATTTCTGTTGATACTTGTCTCTTATGGCAAAATCATCTCCACAATCCTTAAATTGCCATCAGCCACTAGTCTGGGCAAAGCCTTTTCCACCTGCTCCTCTCATCTTATGGTTGCGGCATTGTTCTTCGGATCAGGCCTTGTCACATATTTAAGACCCAAGACCCAAGGCTCAGCAGGAACTGACAAAGTGCTTTCTCTCTTCTACACGATTGTGACGCCTGTGTTCAACCCCATGATATACAGTCTAAGGAACAAGGATGTCATGATGGCACTGAGAAAATGGCCATGCAAATACCTTAGTTCCTTGAAAAAGTGACTTGTATTTCACAACTTGATttcttatatatgtgttataaaCTTTCAATAGATATTTATCTTAAACTCAATTTATTTGTCTATAAAGTGGTAGTTattaccaaaataaaaattacttgtaATACTGAGAAACCTTTCTGTCTCCAGTTTTACAGTTGTGTATGGGTCAACAAATAGCGAATCATTCACTTGGGAATTCCCTAACCTTATTGTGAAATGTTCTCTTGTAGTAAGAACTTTAGACAAGAATTGCTATAATAGGCCCAGTTGTAATACAGACTCAGTTATATCACTTATTGGAAAGCCTATTATTCAGTTCCATAGAGTTGTTACACaaattttttaaactaagttAGTAATGggcattaattaaaatattatgtatagTTTGGCCTAGCAGTTATTTTACAGAGAAATAATATCTTAGAGTGAAAAGTACCTCTCTTTTGGAATGTAGTTTAATAAATGATGTT
This portion of the Capra hircus breed San Clemente chromosome 15, ASM170441v1, whole genome shotgun sequence genome encodes:
- the LOC102174954 gene encoding olfactory receptor 10AG1-like, whose translation is MEHQEKGPEGNLTKLMEFVLLDFADVPHLQRFLFGLFLLIYIIILMGNGIIFLIIKLDSGLQTPMYFFLGNFSLLEICYVSVTLPRMLTSLWTQRRKISLVACATQMCFILILGATECFLLAVMAYDRYVAICSPLHYPLVMNYKVCIQLVAGSWISGIPVQIGQTGQIFSLPFCGSNLINHFFCDVPPILKLACGDTFLNEMLVFTVAVLFVLVPFLLILVSYGKIISTILKLPSATSLGKAFSTCSSHLMVAALFFGSGLVTYLRPKTQGSAGTDKVLSLFYTIVTPVFNPMIYSLRNKDVMMALRKWPCKYLSSLKK